A single Inediibacterium massiliense DNA region contains:
- a CDS encoding GNAT family N-acetyltransferase, which translates to MEVKIIENNKKDFLDLLLLGDEQESMIDKYLHRGKLFALYDKDLKSACVVTKENNHEYELKNLATYENYQRQGYGSILVKYIFEYYKDKCKTMFVGTGDTPMTIPFYEYCGFKLSHTVKNFFIDNYDHPIFENGIQLIDMIYLRKDF; encoded by the coding sequence ATGGAAGTCAAAATTATAGAGAACAATAAAAAAGATTTTTTAGATTTGTTGCTTTTAGGTGATGAACAAGAAAGTATGATCGATAAATACTTGCATAGAGGAAAATTGTTTGCATTATATGACAAAGACTTAAAAAGTGCCTGTGTTGTAACAAAAGAAAACAATCATGAATACGAGCTCAAAAATTTAGCTACATATGAAAATTATCAAAGACAAGGATATGGAAGTATCTTGGTAAAGTATATATTTGAGTACTATAAAGACAAATGCAAGACGATGTTTGTAGGCACTGGAGACACTCCTATGACAATTCCATTTTATGAATATTGCGGATTCAAGCTTTCTCATACAGTAAAAAATTTTTTCATTGATAATTATGATCATCCTATTTTTGAAAATGGCATTCAGCTTATTGATATGATTTATCTAAGAAAGGATTTCTGA
- a CDS encoding CPBP family intramembrane glutamic endopeptidase has protein sequence MKKNKNIIMIIFVYVILLIIGFIFNHVKIPISNNGIIFISYLINVSIIIFMVIKIDKESLQVVGFTKISILDITGGFILGIVLYLMQILPPIFFMHIDISSFGNQPNFTAILLRFLFLAITVGLGEELVYRGYFLHKLENVFSSQLLVVCLNCMLFYGSHLTKIFQFNITEVYSTFLTTILLCTYFYLSKKRSIIPLIIAHAVLDTLMGKAGFSILNLLMK, from the coding sequence ATGAAGAAAAATAAAAATATCATAATGATTATTTTTGTATATGTAATTCTATTGATTATTGGATTTATATTTAATCATGTTAAAATTCCTATAAGCAATAACGGAATTATTTTTATTTCTTATTTAATTAATGTATCTATTATTATTTTCATGGTAATAAAAATAGACAAAGAGTCATTGCAGGTAGTCGGATTCACAAAAATTTCAATATTAGATATTACTGGAGGATTCATTTTAGGGATAGTTTTATATCTAATGCAAATACTTCCACCGATATTTTTTATGCATATAGATATCAGCTCATTTGGAAATCAGCCAAATTTTACAGCTATCCTATTACGCTTTCTATTTTTAGCTATTACAGTCGGGTTAGGAGAAGAACTGGTTTATAGGGGTTACTTTTTACACAAACTCGAAAATGTGTTTTCTTCTCAATTATTAGTAGTATGTTTGAATTGTATGTTATTTTATGGTAGCCATCTTACAAAGATTTTTCAATTTAATATAACAGAGGTTTACAGTACATTTCTTACTACAATACTGCTTTGTACATATTTTTATTTATCCAAGAAAAGAAGCATTATTCCTTTAATTATTGCTCATGCTGTATTAGATACTTTAATGGGCAAAGCTGGTTTTTCAATTTTAAACTTATTGATGAAATAA
- a CDS encoding GNAT family N-acetyltransferase: protein MKSIPDNKDHSIEFIHITRQDMIKQVRQLFLEYAQSLKIDLAFQDFESEVKTLPGKYSPPDGTLILGLSDGKVAGCIALRKISKEICEMKRLYVRDAYRGIGIGQMLIATIIQEASKLNYHYIRLDTLPMMKKAQALYTSFGFYDIEPYVYNPIKGTRFMELKLND, encoded by the coding sequence ATGAAATCTATCCCAGATAATAAAGATCATTCTATTGAGTTTATCCATATCACTAGACAAGATATGATAAAACAAGTCAGACAACTTTTTTTGGAATATGCACAATCACTAAAAATAGATCTTGCTTTTCAAGATTTCGAATCAGAGGTTAAAACACTACCAGGAAAATATAGTCCTCCTGATGGAACTTTGATATTAGGATTGTCTGATGGTAAAGTGGCAGGATGCATTGCTCTTCGCAAGATTTCTAAAGAAATATGTGAAATGAAAAGACTATATGTTCGTGATGCTTATAGAGGAATAGGAATTGGTCAAATGCTTATTGCTACGATCATTCAAGAAGCCTCAAAACTTAATTATCATTATATTAGACTTGATACTCTTCCAATGATGAAAAAAGCACAAGCCTTATACACATCATTCGGATTTTATGATATTGAACCCTATGTATACAATCCTATTAAAGGAACAAGATTTATGGAGTTGAAATTAAACGACTAA
- a CDS encoding cation:proton antiporter, producing MNALYYVSIILIAGMIMARIVSKLNLPYVTGYLLGGIIIGPSFFNLIPINISIQLSIISEVALGFIAYSIGSAFNITDMKKLGKSIFLITLLESIGGVLVVFITMFFVFKQPLSFSLILSSIAATTAPAATIMVIRQYKAKGKLVNTLLPVVAMDDAIGIIIFGTIVSITKQLSNTVNDFSLTHGLLPPIWEIVTTLVLGIIIGSILVFLSQKSKNGDELLSIVIAGICLSIGIAKLLNISILLLCMAIGAVISNISPNNKKVITIADYFTPPIYIMFFTLAGVELDIKLIKYVGILGIGYILSRVTGKIIGSYLGCKLSNMPRTIQKYLGFTLIPQAGVAIGLSMTAQLDFPQVGAKIRTIILGATIIYELIGPSITKYALIKSGDITLKNSKIQTVQEL from the coding sequence ATGAATGCTTTGTATTATGTATCCATCATCTTAATAGCCGGTATGATCATGGCTAGAATTGTATCCAAACTAAATTTGCCCTATGTAACTGGATATCTATTAGGAGGAATTATTATAGGCCCTTCTTTTTTTAATTTAATCCCCATAAATATTTCTATTCAATTGTCCATCATCTCGGAAGTAGCATTAGGATTTATTGCATATAGCATAGGAAGTGCATTCAACATTACAGACATGAAAAAACTTGGAAAATCCATATTCTTAATCACATTACTAGAATCTATAGGTGGCGTTTTAGTAGTTTTTATAACTATGTTTTTCGTTTTTAAACAACCTCTATCCTTCAGTCTTATTTTATCATCTATTGCTGCTACTACAGCTCCAGCAGCAACTATCATGGTAATTAGACAATATAAAGCTAAAGGAAAACTTGTTAATACACTATTACCTGTAGTAGCTATGGATGATGCTATAGGTATTATAATTTTTGGTACTATCGTATCCATCACCAAACAATTATCTAACACTGTCAATGATTTTTCTTTAACCCATGGATTACTTCCTCCAATTTGGGAAATTGTAACTACTTTAGTTTTAGGTATTATTATAGGATCTATATTGGTATTCCTTTCGCAAAAATCAAAGAATGGAGACGAACTATTAAGTATAGTAATTGCTGGGATTTGTTTATCCATAGGGATTGCAAAGTTATTAAATATATCTATTCTTCTTTTATGTATGGCTATCGGGGCTGTAATCAGCAATATTTCTCCTAACAATAAAAAAGTAATCACCATCGCTGACTATTTTACTCCTCCTATTTATATTATGTTTTTTACATTAGCTGGAGTAGAATTAGATATAAAATTGATCAAATATGTAGGCATATTAGGAATAGGATATATCCTATCTAGGGTAACAGGAAAAATTATTGGATCATACTTAGGTTGTAAATTATCAAATATGCCTAGAACAATACAAAAATATTTGGGATTTACTCTAATCCCTCAAGCAGGTGTTGCCATAGGATTATCTATGACTGCCCAATTAGATTTCCCACAGGTAGGAGCTAAAATAAGAACAATTATCCTTGGAGCAACTATTATATATGAACTCATAGGACCTTCTATTACTAAATATGCACTCATAAAATCAGGGGATATCACATTAAAAAATTCTAAAATTCAAACTGTTCAAGAGTTATAA
- a CDS encoding hydrolase codes for MITREKAWNLLTEYNKEAFHIQHALTVEGTMNYFAEKLGYGEEADFWAIVGLLHDLDFEMYPKQHCSKTQEIMREHGIDERLIRAVASHGYGLCLEQQPKPEHQMEKVLFAVDELTGLIGAAAKMRPSKSVMDMELSSLKKKFKDKKFASGCSRDVIKQGADMLGWELNKLLEETILAMRSCEAYVNDQMEIYNHK; via the coding sequence ATGATTACAAGAGAGAAAGCATGGAATTTACTTACTGAATACAACAAAGAGGCATTTCATATTCAACATGCTTTAACAGTTGAAGGGACTATGAATTATTTCGCAGAAAAATTGGGATATGGAGAGGAAGCAGACTTTTGGGCTATAGTTGGGTTGCTGCATGATTTGGATTTTGAAATGTATCCTAAACAACATTGCAGTAAAACCCAAGAGATTATGAGAGAACATGGTATTGATGAAAGATTAATAAGAGCAGTAGCCAGTCATGGGTATGGACTTTGTCTAGAACAACAACCTAAACCAGAGCATCAAATGGAAAAAGTGTTATTTGCGGTAGATGAACTTACTGGATTGATTGGTGCAGCTGCAAAAATGCGTCCATCTAAAAGTGTTATGGATATGGAGCTTTCAAGTCTCAAGAAAAAGTTTAAGGATAAAAAATTTGCATCAGGATGTTCACGAGATGTCATTAAACAAGGTGCAGATATGCTTGGTTGGGAGTTAAATAAATTACTTGAAGAAACAATTTTGGCTATGCGTTCTTGTGAAGCATATGTGAATGATCAAATGGAAATCTATAATCACAAATAA
- a CDS encoding helix-turn-helix domain-containing protein — MNINSIIAENLKTLRTKRNLSLGQLAELSNVSKVMLSQIEKGETNPTINTLWKIANGLKVPYTSLLEQKEHNTYIIQKDHIKAQMAEEDHYRVYCYYTNTPYRNFELFQIELDENYSYKSVGHSKKSEEYIILLEGELTLKVNNQTYKLQPNDSISFLASNPHTYVNSGKGTLKATIINFYPV; from the coding sequence ATGAATATAAACTCTATTATTGCAGAAAACCTCAAAACACTTCGTACCAAACGAAATTTAAGTTTAGGTCAACTTGCTGAATTATCTAATGTCAGTAAAGTTATGCTATCTCAAATTGAAAAAGGTGAAACAAATCCAACGATAAACACTTTATGGAAAATAGCAAACGGATTGAAAGTTCCTTATACTTCATTACTTGAACAAAAGGAACATAATACTTACATTATACAAAAAGACCATATTAAAGCTCAAATGGCTGAAGAAGATCATTATCGAGTATATTGTTATTATACGAATACACCCTATCGCAATTTTGAACTTTTTCAAATCGAATTGGATGAAAACTACTCCTACAAATCTGTAGGTCATTCTAAAAAATCAGAAGAATATATTATATTATTAGAAGGTGAATTAACGTTAAAAGTAAATAATCAAACTTATAAACTACAACCTAATGATTCAATAAGTTTTCTAGCATCTAACCCCCATACATATGTAAATAGTGGAAAGGGAACTTTAAAAGCTACAATCATAAATTTTTATCCTGTCTAA
- a CDS encoding GNAT family N-acetyltransferase → MKIKIATQNNIDDICMLYQELFSDMAILQPTFFQSAHQNKLFVQNIIMSPNSDILIAVDHHETLVGFALIQELETPPFNCFVNHHYAYLMDIIIASTHRNKGIGSSLINEVKTWAQSRNLDYIELNVLTKNVSAIKLYEKHKFKNVIQTMRYTL, encoded by the coding sequence ATGAAAATTAAGATTGCTACACAAAATAATATAGACGATATTTGTATGTTATATCAAGAGTTATTTTCAGATATGGCAATTTTACAACCTACATTCTTTCAAAGTGCGCACCAAAACAAACTATTTGTACAAAATATTATTATGAGTCCAAACTCAGATATTTTAATAGCAGTCGATCACCATGAAACCCTTGTAGGCTTTGCTCTTATTCAAGAACTAGAAACGCCACCTTTTAATTGCTTTGTCAACCATCATTATGCCTATTTAATGGATATCATTATAGCAAGTACTCATCGTAATAAAGGGATTGGCTCATCTTTAATAAACGAAGTAAAAACATGGGCGCAAAGTCGAAATTTAGATTATATAGAGTTGAATGTTTTAACAAAAAATGTTAGTGCTATCAAATTATATGAAAAACATAAATTTAAAAATGTAATACAAACTATGCGATATACATTATAA
- a CDS encoding alpha/beta-type small acid-soluble spore protein: protein MSKNRLVVPEARQALEQFKIESAQEFGVNDPKSLASNHTGYIVRRLVEMGEKQLINNHKKH from the coding sequence TTGTCTAAAAATAGACTCGTTGTTCCTGAAGCTCGTCAAGCTTTAGAACAATTCAAAATAGAATCCGCTCAAGAATTTGGTGTAAATGATCCAAAATCACTAGCTTCAAATCATACTGGATATATCGTAAGAAGATTAGTAGAAATGGGAGAAAAACAATTAATCAACAATCATAAAAAACATTAG
- a CDS encoding AAA family ATPase yields the protein MDTHSELHNYIRLVKGASKPKDGFFLRSESFYNVATNIDELDKGGGGPRIIDFYGGQSLHEQSHGESFLSLFINKFRGRGIYILDEPEAALSPTRQMTMISRMHQLVEQGSQFIIATHSPIIMAYPNAVIYEIKKGFQIVQYEETEHYIVMKDFLNHTQKMLDILME from the coding sequence ATGGATACACATTCAGAGCTACATAATTATATCAGATTGGTTAAAGGAGCTAGTAAACCTAAAGATGGATTTTTTCTTAGATCAGAAAGTTTTTACAATGTGGCTACCAATATTGATGAATTAGATAAAGGTGGAGGAGGACCAAGAATTATTGATTTTTATGGTGGACAGTCATTACATGAGCAATCTCATGGAGAATCATTTCTTTCTTTATTTATAAATAAATTTAGAGGAAGAGGGATATACATCTTAGATGAGCCAGAGGCTGCGTTATCACCTACAAGACAGATGACTATGATCTCAAGGATGCATCAATTAGTTGAGCAGGGAAGCCAATTTATTATAGCTACTCATTCACCTATTATTATGGCATACCCCAATGCTGTGATTTATGAGATAAAAAAAGGTTTTCAAATAGTTCAATATGAAGAGACTGAACATTATATAGTTATGAAAGATTTTTTAAATCATACTCAAAAAATGTTAGATATATTAATGGAATAG
- a CDS encoding MBL fold metallo-hydrolase: MKLKVLVDNNTYIDQYYCGEPAVSYYIEDEDIRLLLDVGYSDLFLKNSTALGIDLESISTIVISHGHDDHTRGLKYYFEHKPKNNISIIAHPDAFKEKVIDNLKICSPILQKDLEKKCNLILSKEPIKISKHIIFLGEIPQINDFENRKPIGKQIVDKTLVDDYVMDDTALVYKSENGIYIVTGCSHSGICNIIEYAKKVCKDHRVLGIIGGFHLFEINKQVKETIHYLKQNNVEELYPCHCTSFTVKAEIHKSLPVKEVGVGLEINW, from the coding sequence GTGAAGCTAAAAGTTTTAGTAGACAACAATACCTACATTGATCAATATTATTGTGGAGAACCTGCTGTTTCGTATTATATTGAAGATGAGGATATCCGCTTACTATTAGATGTAGGCTATTCTGATCTATTTCTAAAAAATTCTACTGCATTAGGTATAGATTTAGAAAGTATAAGCACTATTGTTATTTCCCATGGTCACGATGATCATACAAGAGGATTAAAATATTATTTTGAACACAAGCCTAAAAATAATATTTCTATTATTGCTCATCCAGATGCATTTAAGGAAAAAGTAATAGACAACTTAAAAATTTGTTCTCCTATTTTACAGAAAGATCTAGAGAAAAAATGTAATCTAATTCTTTCAAAAGAACCTATAAAAATTAGCAAACACATCATATTTTTAGGAGAAATTCCTCAAATAAATGACTTTGAAAATAGAAAACCTATTGGTAAGCAAATTGTTGACAAAACTTTAGTTGATGATTATGTAATGGATGATACAGCCCTTGTATATAAAAGTGAAAATGGTATCTATATTGTTACAGGATGTTCTCACAGTGGAATATGCAATATAATAGAATATGCCAAAAAAGTATGTAAAGATCATCGGGTATTAGGTATTATAGGAGGGTTTCATTTATTTGAAATAAACAAACAAGTTAAAGAAACTATCCATTATCTAAAACAAAATAATGTAGAAGAATTATACCCTTGCCATTGTACTTCATTTACTGTTAAAGCAGAGATACATAAATCTTTGCCTGTAAAAGAAGTTGGTGTAGGTTTAGAAATAAATTGGTAA
- the ribB gene encoding 3,4-dihydroxy-2-butanone-4-phosphate synthase: MNEPLLAQFGNSRTRIEKALDNLRDGKGILLVDDENRENEGDLIFPAETITIPQMAMLIRECSGIVCLCLTEEKVKKLDLPQMVPDNTCKYETAFTISIEAKDGVTTGVSASDRVTTILTAVKDDCKPENLAHPGHVFPLRARKGGVLARRGHTEGTVDLMRLAGYKPAGILCELTNPDGTMARLPQIVHFAKAHDMTVVSIEDIVEYKQNM, encoded by the coding sequence ATGAATGAACCATTATTAGCTCAGTTTGGAAATTCTAGAACACGTATAGAAAAAGCATTGGATAATCTTAGAGATGGCAAGGGCATCCTTCTTGTTGATGATGAAAATCGTGAAAATGAAGGAGATCTTATTTTCCCTGCCGAGACCATTACCATACCCCAAATGGCTATGTTAATTAGGGAATGTAGTGGTATTGTTTGTCTTTGTCTCACAGAAGAAAAAGTTAAAAAATTAGATTTACCTCAAATGGTACCTGATAACACATGTAAATACGAAACTGCATTTACCATCTCAATTGAAGCTAAGGATGGAGTTACTACAGGGGTTTCTGCTTCTGATCGAGTGACTACCATTCTTACTGCTGTAAAAGATGACTGCAAACCTGAAAATTTGGCTCATCCTGGTCACGTTTTCCCACTTCGTGCCCGTAAAGGCGGTGTTTTAGCTAGACGTGGTCATACAGAAGGCACTGTTGATCTTATGCGTTTAGCAGGATATAAACCTGCAGGAATTTTATGCGAACTTACAAATCCTGATGGAACTATGGCCCGCCTACCACAAATCGTTCACTTTGCTAAAGCACATGATATGACCGTTGTTTCTATTGAGGATATTGTAGAATATAAACAGAATATGTAA
- a CDS encoding EscU/YscU/HrcU family type III secretion system export apparatus switch protein, translating to MDKKEIAVALKYEQDKNTAPLIVAKGEGYVAQKIKEKAKDENIPTYEDEKLARQLSHLAIGEEIPPELYEVVAEILAFIIDLDR from the coding sequence ATGGATAAAAAAGAAATTGCAGTAGCTTTAAAATATGAACAAGATAAAAATACAGCTCCATTAATCGTAGCAAAAGGAGAAGGATATGTTGCACAAAAGATTAAAGAAAAAGCAAAAGATGAGAATATTCCTACTTATGAAGATGAAAAGCTAGCACGTCAGTTAAGTCACTTAGCTATTGGAGAAGAGATTCCTCCAGAACTTTATGAAGTAGTAGCAGAAATATTAGCTTTTATTATTGATTTGGATCGATAA
- a CDS encoding ribonuclease HII, producing MEFSNMSVKEINNFINSLSIEEAMKEMNQLKEDKRSSVQKIAQKINKQYKNYLDEKERVKNLWNYEKKIGCHLIAGIDEAGRGPLAGPVVAAAVILPHDLFIEGINDSKKISAKKREQIFDVITKEAISIGVGIVDEKIIDKINIFEATKLAMKMAVEKLCTHPEYLLIDAVKLTDIHINQMSIEKGDAKSISIAAASIIAKVTRDRIMDDFHEKYPQYGFIHHKGYGTKEHYENIQKYGILSIHRKSFLKNIMGD from the coding sequence ATGGAATTTAGTAATATGAGTGTAAAAGAAATTAATAATTTTATAAATAGTTTATCTATTGAAGAAGCTATGAAGGAAATGAATCAATTGAAAGAAGATAAAAGATCATCTGTTCAAAAAATTGCACAAAAGATCAATAAACAATATAAAAACTATTTAGATGAAAAAGAAAGAGTAAAAAATCTATGGAATTATGAAAAAAAGATAGGTTGTCATTTGATTGCAGGTATTGACGAGGCAGGAAGAGGTCCATTAGCAGGACCTGTAGTAGCAGCAGCAGTAATATTACCTCATGATCTGTTTATAGAAGGAATTAATGACTCTAAAAAAATATCTGCCAAAAAAAGAGAACAGATATTTGATGTAATAACAAAAGAGGCAATTAGTATAGGGGTAGGGATTGTAGATGAAAAGATAATTGACAAAATCAATATATTTGAAGCTACAAAATTAGCTATGAAAATGGCTGTTGAAAAACTTTGTACTCACCCAGAATATTTATTAATTGATGCAGTGAAATTGACCGATATACATATAAATCAAATGAGCATAGAAAAAGGAGATGCAAAAAGTATTTCTATTGCAGCTGCTTCTATTATTGCGAAAGTTACAAGGGATAGAATCATGGATGATTTTCATGAAAAGTATCCACAATATGGTTTTATTCATCATAAAGGATATGGAACAAAGGAACATTATGAAAATATCCAAAAATATGGAATTCTTTCTATTCATAGAAAAAGTTTTTTAAAAAATATAATGGGTGATTAG
- the ylqF gene encoding ribosome biogenesis GTPase YlqF: MEQINWYPGHMKKTKELIQQNLKLVDVVVELLDARIPLSSRNPQIDDIVSKKPRVIILNKSDLANTNQTRKWMEYFKSKGLCAVSVNTMNGLGFNELTQAIHDAFKEKANQMIEKGMKVRPVRVMIVGVPNVGKSSLINRLTGKKSAKTGNKPGVTRGKQWVRLKGNIELLDTPGILWPKFEDQNVGLKLAFTGAIKDDILDIETIALRLIEFLSENYPDDLMERYKLDELDEQGIDNMDKIAKKRGCILSGGRIDYTRVANIVIDEFREGKIGRITLETPNDFIETIE, from the coding sequence ATGGAACAAATCAATTGGTACCCAGGGCATATGAAGAAAACAAAAGAATTAATTCAACAAAATTTAAAGCTTGTAGATGTAGTGGTAGAGCTTTTGGATGCAAGGATTCCTTTAAGTAGTAGAAATCCTCAGATTGATGATATTGTATCTAAAAAACCTAGAGTAATTATATTAAATAAAAGTGATTTGGCAAATACAAATCAAACACGTAAGTGGATGGAGTATTTTAAAAGCAAGGGACTTTGTGCTGTATCTGTAAATACTATGAACGGCTTAGGTTTTAATGAGTTAACACAAGCTATTCATGATGCCTTTAAAGAAAAAGCAAATCAGATGATAGAAAAAGGTATGAAAGTGAGACCTGTGAGAGTAATGATTGTTGGGGTTCCTAATGTAGGGAAATCTTCTTTAATTAATAGATTAACAGGTAAAAAAAGTGCTAAGACTGGAAATAAGCCAGGTGTTACAAGAGGAAAGCAGTGGGTAAGATTAAAAGGAAATATTGAGCTTTTAGATACACCAGGGATTTTATGGCCAAAGTTTGAAGATCAAAACGTAGGGTTAAAATTAGCATTTACAGGAGCCATTAAGGACGATATATTAGATATAGAAACAATTGCTTTAAGACTTATCGAATTTTTATCTGAGAATTATCCTGATGATTTAATGGAAAGATATAAATTAGATGAATTAGATGAACAAGGAATTGATAACATGGATAAAATAGCTAAAAAAAGAGGATGTATTTTATCAGGAGGAAGAATTGATTATACAAGAGTTGCAAATATTGTGATAGATGAATTTAGAGAAGGAAAAATTGGAAGAATTACTTTGGAGACGCCTAATGATTTTATAGAAACTATTGAATAA
- the rplS gene encoding 50S ribosomal protein L19, which produces MDIIKALEQEQIKSDLPQFNVGDTVKVHLKIKEGTRERIQVFEGFVLKRQNGGLRETFTVRRISYGVGVERTLPLHSPKIEKIEVVRRGKVRRAKLNYIRELRGKAAKIKEKRF; this is translated from the coding sequence ATGGATATCATTAAAGCATTAGAGCAAGAACAAATTAAATCTGATCTTCCTCAATTTAACGTAGGTGATACAGTAAAAGTACACTTAAAAATTAAAGAAGGAACTAGAGAAAGAATCCAGGTTTTTGAAGGTTTTGTTTTAAAAAGACAAAACGGTGGATTAAGAGAAACATTTACAGTAAGAAGAATTTCTTACGGCGTTGGAGTAGAAAGAACTTTACCATTACATTCTCCTAAAATCGAAAAAATCGAAGTAGTGAGAAGAGGTAAAGTAAGAAGAGCAAAACTTAACTACATCCGTGAGTTAAGAGGAAAAGCTGCAAAAATTAAAGAAAAAAGATTCTAA
- a CDS encoding Rne/Rng family ribonuclease, with translation MNEIVVDASLNQIRVALLEDEELSEIYMETDHYKRVVGNIYKGRVTNVLPGMQAAFVDMGLEKNGFLYVKDAIPYSQGKKGISIKEAVKNGQEIIVQVTKEPMGTKGARVTTHLTLPGRYLVLMPGNNYVGISRRIEKEEERDRLRKIIEQIRPQNVGIIIRTAGEGKEEKELKDDLKFLLKLWQKIEKEKKLGFAPRVIYKDMDLLHRTVRDSFTQDIDQFIINDKEKYKSILELVELIDPNLKDRVKYFNIDMNIFDHYKIESMISDAISRRVWLKSGGYLVIDQTEALTVIDVNTGKYVGNLDLEDTITKTNKEAAQEIAKQLRLRDIGGIIIVDFIDMDHEDTQREVLEILQKSLLKDRTKTNVLGITQLGLVEMTRKKIRGRISSIMQKKCPYCEGTGRVLSEYMVMQKIEKEVKRIAIHTNSEGVLFEVSPTLEKILSTDAKGFMIELENLTNIKIFIQKNIEVHDDEYVVKTMGKIEKIKNMLQE, from the coding sequence ATGAATGAAATTGTTGTGGATGCTAGTTTAAATCAAATTAGAGTTGCTCTTTTAGAAGATGAAGAGTTGTCAGAAATATATATGGAAACAGATCATTATAAAAGAGTAGTAGGAAATATCTATAAAGGAAGAGTGACAAATGTATTGCCAGGTATGCAGGCAGCATTTGTAGATATGGGTCTTGAAAAAAATGGCTTCTTATATGTAAAAGATGCAATTCCTTATTCACAAGGAAAAAAAGGGATATCTATTAAAGAGGCTGTCAAAAATGGACAAGAGATTATTGTTCAAGTAACCAAAGAACCTATGGGAACAAAAGGAGCAAGAGTGACCACTCATTTGACACTTCCAGGAAGATATTTAGTTTTAATGCCAGGAAATAATTATGTTGGGATTTCTAGAAGAATAGAAAAAGAAGAAGAAAGAGATAGGCTTAGAAAAATAATAGAGCAAATTAGACCACAAAATGTGGGAATCATCATAAGAACAGCTGGAGAGGGAAAAGAAGAAAAAGAATTAAAAGATGACTTGAAATTTTTATTAAAGCTATGGCAAAAAATTGAAAAAGAAAAAAAATTAGGATTTGCTCCAAGAGTTATTTATAAAGACATGGATCTATTGCATCGAACAGTAAGAGATTCATTTACTCAAGATATAGATCAATTTATCATTAATGATAAAGAAAAGTATAAGAGTATTTTAGAGTTGGTGGAATTAATAGATCCTAATTTAAAAGATAGAGTAAAATATTTTAATATAGACATGAATATTTTTGATCATTATAAAATTGAATCTATGATTTCTGATGCTATTTCTAGAAGAGTATGGTTAAAAAGTGGAGGATATTTGGTGATTGATCAAACAGAGGCTTTAACAGTAATAGATGTAAATACAGGAAAATATGTAGGAAATCTAGATTTAGAAGACACCATTACAAAGACAAATAAAGAAGCTGCACAAGAGATTGCAAAACAATTAAGGCTTAGAGATATTGGTGGAATCATTATTGTAGACTTTATTGATATGGATCATGAGGATACACAAAGGGAAGTTTTAGAGATTTTACAAAAATCTCTTTTAAAGGATCGAACCAAAACAAATGTATTAGGAATTACACAGCTTGGTCTTGTAGAAATGACTAGAAAGAAAATAAGAGGAAGAATTAGTTCGATTATGCAAAAAAAATGTCCTTATTGTGAAGGAACTGGAAGAGTTTTATCTGAATATATGGTAATGCAGAAAATAGAAAAAGAAGTAAAAAGAATTGCCATACATACCAATTCAGAAGGAGTACTTTTTGAGGTATCACCTACTTTAGAAAAAATTCTTTCTACAGATGCAAAAGGATTTATGATTGAACTTGAGAATTTAACAAACATAAAAATATTTATTCAAAAAAATATAGAGGTTCATGATGATGAATATGTAGTAAAAACCATGGGAAAAATAGAAAAAATAAAAAATATGCTACAAGAATAG